The nucleotide window TACATTTTCAAATCTGCACAGCAGCATGTTTAATACATTGCTTAAATTCTAATGTTTACCTTTTCATGCCATAGCAATAGATGTACAGATTGATGAACAAGGTCTAAAATTGTCCGTATCTTTGAAtcttagttttttatatatatatatatatatatatatatatatatatatatatatatatatatatatatatatatatatgaatgatgcTACTGTGCATATGTTTGGCCACTTAATGCTTCTGTGCATGTTATTGTGTATTCCATGCGTGCACCTGCGAATGCTTCAgctagtgtgtttgtgtggagtGGACACACTTCCTGTTCATGGCTAAAGCTCACTATTGTTCTTTGTTTGTGCTACAGTACAGGATGTTGGACCCTGGTCATATTGTTGAGTCGGTCACAGTTGAGTCGGACCCTCATGAGGCGTTGCCTATTATTTCAGTCGAAACTGGTGACGATGGCACCACACGTCGCACCGAGACCACAGTAAGTTTGACTGAGACATGCTAACTAATTTATCTTGTATATTTTGAGTTGGAAGAGTTATGATGATGTGTAATTTTCTTTTAGGTAAAGAAGGTCACAAAGACGACCACCACACGAACAGTCATTCCATCAGTCTCTGACACACTTTCCCTGGATGGCACTGGTTCAGTTACTGGGATGCCGAGTTATAATAGCCCAATGGACCGTGTGTACAGGCCACCACCTGGACCCATGGATTACCCCACCTCCACTGTCCCACGTAACTACCACTATGGACCACCAGCGGGGTATGACGATTACCGAAGCGTCCCTCCATCTGAAGCCTACACCAGCCTCAGCCGAGGGACCCGCATGGATGACCGCTACAGGTcagtattactattttatttgacATCAACTAGGGCTTAGTTGTGTTGCTTAAACTAAATATAGCCTCATAGTAGTAGTTGTTGACACTTTGGAGTAGGTCTGCACGATGTTTGAAAATATAATGTTTCGATATTTTGTTGCtcttaaacaaatacaatttcaccagattgcTTGGGATTATTCTGTAGGGGAGTCTACATATGATCTAATAAACAATCCACAAGCACAGATTTATAAGATAAAGAAGAACGTATCACTCAAATAAATAGTGTCTTATCGTTTTCCGAGTCCGTATTGACCGTATTCAGGTACAGTAgttgaattataaaaaataaaatcaattcaataaaacaaatcattataaaaaatacaaatggtACAATGTCTAATGCCCGAAATGTTCATTATACATTTATAGACTTCATAAACCTCAAACACATGCAAATTACATATTATAATACAAACTAAACATTGCATATCCCGCGATGTGACTATTACGAATGATCGCATTGCATTATCGATGCTGGAAGGATAATATATCAGCAGTCCTTTGGAGGGGTAAAGAAATGTGTGATTTGAGAAAATCAGCATTGTCTTTGATCAAATCTTAttgaacagttaaaaaaaatttagcaTACATAGTTATAGACAAGAATACCAACcaactgcattttctgttattaCCCCACCCACCCCTGGTGAAAATAATGAAACCATAAAGGGAACAAATCAGagcaaaaaattaataataatagttattttaatatatatatatatatatatatatatatatatatatatatatatatatatatatatatatatatatatatatatatatatatatatatataaaattaaaaagcattgtcttttgttgttaaaaataattagattttatgACCAAACATAGTCAATATTGATGATTATCCCAGATGCaccaaaaacatattaaaaggtaagtgatttataacagcaacaacttttctgtaatcgtagtagtgtTGTGTGTTCTTTGTTTAACCCTtcaaggtgacgtgctgactgactgacaggtgcgtgatgcgtgaggcaaGCAAACACTgcatagctttcagttatgacAAACATCGTTtcaatatttatgtaatattttatttagagatgatggtctgtggttctgcatacaatgattttatcttgctggagtttatagctattttactttacttcaggacgcattaatgccacTCTAAggctattggagacattcataaatattcctagcaaatctaaaaaATGTTGGAGACACTTGTTtgataaatgcactaaatcgcacttcagcagcgtttatttgagagcgcacaagaagatctgcgcttgagcagcgtatatttgacagcgcacaagaagttttgtgcacaaacagaggaaatcgcgCTCGagcagagattgacatgctcgtaggctattacatgaatgcgatctcgacttaatACTGCACCCATGATATTCgtcaatgaaataacgccacatgtagtGGTAGATGTGTGTAAAATGACCAACAGAGTCTGCTGCCACAGCTGAAAAAAATCCACTGCAGTGTGATAAACACTGGCTTGAATACAtgaagcataaataaaaaaagctgtagTTTATAAGCAGCCACACTTTACTGTATTAgttatattcattattaaaacacatttaatatgGTAGAAGAGTAATCCATAAAATAGCCTTTCAACTGGATTGTTTCTTGATCAAACTCTCTTTAGAGCTGGTCTCATAATTGTTTTGAGATTTTATATGCACAATTAAATCTAAAtgtgtgctttgattgaataaaGAGTCTGTGTGGTGGAGTTGGCGATTTCGGATGCAGCTTTGGTGCAATAACAGTATTGTGATGCGTACTGTAATATTTTGTTCACAATGTGGtcctgtttgtgtttgtttagaCCTGTGGATGGCTACCGCACGCTGGACTCGGCCTACCGCACCCACAGCCGCCCTCAGTTGGACCCGTATTCAGCCCAGCCGCAGGTAGGACGTATGGGCAGTGCAGTGGAGATCTCTGCCCTGCAGCGCTTCGTCCCAGAGCCCTACGGGCTGGAGGACGATCAGAGGAGCCTGGGATACGACGAACCTGATTATGGCATGGGACCGGCCATGCATTACAGCACAATGCCCCGGTTGGCACATCCACACCATGCCCCACCTCCACGCCGGACAGGGTAAGAGTGTTCATTTatgctttatttaaatatgaactcttgatttttttttttttttttgttcaccttTTTACCACACTTGATTGAtctaaacatatattttaaagaaatgcctTTAAACATGTCATAGCTTGTTACTGTTAAGGATTTTTGAGTAAATTATAAATGAAGATGGAGTTGTGATGATACTGGATTTCGGTACCAGTCGATACTGAAACTGTTAAAGATTTcgtttcccgctaacatttgagcgcccTTGAGCACGTTTTAACAGAAATTACTGTAaatggctgtgaaggtcatcagttcaccgaacttaCCACAGTCTATAAGCTTTCATATGAGCCATCTGCTGATAAATCATGgatttaaaacactccagtgtcccggTATCTGTGGTTACATTCAATAAAAAGCGGTGAGttcggtaaactgatgaccttcacggccaatcacagtcatttctgttgagcatgtgaacacaatggcaaatcagcgctgtttaaaaatgcactcaacagtgctcaaatgttagtgggaaattgaTGTTTGTAAAGGTTCTGTATTGATTGGTACGAGATTTCAGTATCGTCCAGTAAAgagtaaaataattttgtatacTAAAATAAGATTATGCTAAAAATCATTACTGAAATGATAATTAGCATAAATAAATTATCGTTATCGCAATTAAGCACTCTTCCTAAGTTGAGAAAATCTGACCTGTGGCTTTTTAGGATAATACCTGTAgattgcactgcttgatttttggGGTGCAACAGTAAAACgcataaaaaaaagaacatttgtataggataaaacattatttgaatcatttttttctgtAAGCACATATCGCATCTGAAGCGTGTGGAAAGTGCAAGGCTTGTCGCTTGCTTCAGCATTCAAAGGCTTTTGCGCTCATGCTCCTTTGTCGTTACTTGCTCAGTGatcatcaaccgttttctcagaggaagacaaactaacaaaacattgttgcagttctgatacaagttttatttattagcTGGGTACGCCTGGAATATGCACACATGTCACTCCCAATATGCGTGCAAGCCGGGCACcttcattggaaataatgaacttgcagcGTAAAAGATCTGAAATGTGAATTTCCTATTTCACGACAGCGTCACAAAGAAGTCCATGATCTAtgcaagccaaaaaaaaaaaaagtacacacaaCTACTTCTGACGTGGTAGAGCAGAACatcaaagttttatttgtttgatggcgcacacacacacacacacacacacacacacactgtagtcCATTTGTTTAGCCATAGGTCTGTTCTGGAGACAATTTATTACACCTTTactatgtgatttatttatttatttttttattcagatttacactgtaaaacatctgtgtGAATCAATTTTGAATGTGAAATCGCAATATTGTTAACTAAAATTTACCAAATTTATATCAAATTTTAACATTAAGTGACTAAAATGCAGCTCCTTTAAAAAAACTCATTCTTACAATGAATCCTTATGAAAAACAGTCAAGTTGCCaacatttctaaatttattttgaaCACAATTTCTATATTAGAGAGGACTTGAAAAGAAAAATCGTCATGTTTGCATTGCTGTTTGTTTCGCGCAGCTCGTATGAGGGCACGCTGGATGGTGATATGAGTGGTGCAGGTGACATGTTTTATTGGGGTGGTGGAGCTCCGCTGGCACAGGGCGAGAGAGGCAGCATGGCATCATTGGACAGCACCCTTCGTAAAGGCCCCGCGCCCACAGCATGGAGACAACCCGAGCTGCCTGAAGTCATTGCTATGCTCAACTACCGCCTGGACCCTGTTAAAAGCAACGCCGCAGCTTATTTGCAACATCTCACTTTCAAGAATGATAAGGTTAGTGTGCACTAGTGTCATGTTGGCAGGGTGTTAAATATCAAATGCACTTCTGTTTCAAAGCTTTGGGGTGgtcaaataatttaaattttaaattgatttttgtcaaattattgccatttaatttaagtaaattttttaatATGCAATATATTTAATAGGCGTTTTATGGGAAAgcattgtatattattttttattcacttgtgaatttttttattgttttatttgtttgcttttttatttacttttatttttttatttactatatttattgaTTTCCTTTTTACAActttgttacttttttatttatttgtttactgattaatttgcttttatttgtttactcattattttatttacgtttactcatttactttatttaattacatatttaattgtATACTTATTTATTGGTTTACTTGTTTAtctattttctttatttgttatttacctttatttgtttattatttatttactttattcatttatttatttccttatttgtttatttatttatttatttattttcttttgtttatttggttacttgtttacttattttttttgtttattatttgcctatttatttaattttacatttatttacttattgtgcTACCCACGGCGCCACCGGATTgcctatttgtttattattttttttattttattttttttatttgcttaattttttttacttatttacctttatttacatacttatttgtttacttatttgtttatctattaacttatttgtttattaatttatttactgtatttgttcaattattcaactttgtttatttgtttacttatttatttacttaatttatctatttacttttgtttatttgtttacttatttatttacctgtttacttattttttgtttattatttacttattgtgctacccactgcgccaccgcgttgcctatttgtttacttttgtacatttatttgtttacttatttatttacttttatttacttatttagtaatttactttttttggtttacctatttatttacttattgacTTTATTGACTTTTTGTTgacttatttacttttatttgcttGTTAATTCACTTACTTATTTATTgactttatttgtttactttgcttatttacttttatttatttgcttatttacttttttttttgtttgtttttaagcttTGTGATTTAACAGATGCTATAGAAatctataaaaagaaaatcaataacaGCCATACATTTTTCttcaggatttttaaaaaaaaaagttgcatttaTACTTGTCATTATACTGTTTCTTTTGcttatattttcataattttctGTTATCCTTTGGTTAGAATAGAGAAGTCACTCATGGTGTAACATGGCAGATCAATGCATTTGATGCCCCGTCTCTGTGTTTGCAGGTGAAGTCAGAAGTTAGACGACTGAAGGGAATCCCTGCCCTGGTGTCCATGCTGGATAACCCAAAGAAGGAGGTGCATTATGCTGCATGCGGAGCACTTAAGAACATCTCGTATGGCCGGGATCCAGATAACAAGATAGCCATCAAGAACTGTGACGGCATTCCTGCGCTGGTGCGGCTACTGAGGAAGACCAGAGATCAGGACCTTACAGACACTATAACAGGTACACACAaaagtatagttttgattttatttgtggTTTCAATTCAAAGGCCCTTCTACAGTTTTGTTTAGATGTGTTTATCTTCATTTGGGGAGCATTAATAAGTACTTGCGACTATGAAAAACAAACACGCGTTCTGTAGTAAATCAGAGAGACTGAGATTGTTTAGTTTCTTAATTGCCAAAGTGGTCCATTTCAATTGCTGTTATAAAAGGAGGAAAATGTGGTTgaggaaaaaatatctttaaatattgatttattgatatatatatatatatatatatatatatatatatatatatatatatatatatatatatatatatatatatatatatatatatatatttttttttttttttttttttttttttttttttttggttgtgtaACACATAAAAACTTGCACAATATAAACACCATATATGAAAAAtgttcatttgggaaataaattaAGACATGTTCATTTAGGGAGGAAATAAGTACTTGCCACTGAAAAACAAGCACTGATTCAGTAAATCAGAGAGACAGAGTTTCAGTTTCCTAGAATTAAtttcttttgttcattttattattttttttagttgctCTAGATGAAAAccagttttgtttttctttttcttttttccttctaaatttaaaatttttaaatggtTGATAAGTTTAAAATTTGGTTGTTGTATAATAACTTGTAGAACACAAACGCATctgaaaatattacattttcattattttgacATGTTTAAAACGAAATTCctgttaaattttttaatttaaactttttaattgtatatttgctttaataaatagTCTggatgcacacaaaaaaaaacctttaaaattcctgtcaaaaaataaatgaattagtttAGTCTTAAGAATatctataatctagtgtgctccgaaacagtgacaaaataatagtttagaagatgtaaaacagatataaacacttaattgcagtttgtcacttacTTTTTTCACACCACCTCAAATCTTGACCAGTCAAATGCTCTCTGGTAACTGACATGTCCTGCCCCCTTCAACACGCTTTTCACTTGATGAACTTGAGCTCAAcagctctcactggcagagcagtgGTCAGACAACACTATTGGTTTTCAAAGGGGAGAAGCTAATCTATACCCCACACTCTCTTTGTGTGGCACTTAAGACTGtcaaatttcaataaaaaatgcacatttaaaagcacTTTACAGGACCTTTAACATTGCTTTCAGGTAATTCAGACAAGATAATTTCCATCTGATAGTAACTGATAGCTTGTGCTTTTTCAGGCACGCTGTGGAACCTGTCGTCTCATGACTCGGTAAAGATGGAGATCGTGGACCATGCGCTGCACGCCCTGTCCGATGAGGTGATGGTCCCACACTCGGGTTGGGAGAGGGGGAATGAAGGCGGAGAGGAGAGCTGCAAACCCAGACACCTGGAGTGGGAGACAGCGCTCACCAACACCACCGGCTGCTTAAGGTACGTCACAATGCAACTGGTGGATGCTACCATTTAATGTCCACATGAAAATAAAGTGTATACTGTTTGTTTTGATAGCGCATTTAGTTAGCGCAGGTCAGTCTCTTTCGACaagttcctgaaggaccaccaacactgcatgtttaaGATGTCTCCTTTGTTGATCAAACCCATAACAGGTCTCAGGTCTTACCCTTTTCTGAAGTCAGCTTGATGACTGCAGCCACATTATTCTTGGCTAGGtccctcttactgttagttttcTATGACTGAAGGATGttgatgtgtaaaaaaaaatctctatccAATATTTTATTCTAGTTGGAAGTAAATAACTTTTAAAGAATAAAAGTCTTGGCAATTTCTGGTTCATGCAGACCTAAAAGGGCACCTTAATGTActtttctgtacttttactctaGTTTAAACCGACTGCTGGGGATGGGGTAGTTAAATtcatatgtcattattttatagttatttcaGCCTGTatggtataataataacaataataataacaataataaagaacAGCAAAGTTGGTCAAATTTTTACCCAAAGCGAGATATTTAATACAGCATTCAAGTTTAAAAGTCTACAAATGACTCATAGAGACTACAACAAGCTTCTTACTCTGTAATAAACACTAAAATTTACATAACCTTGCACTAGGTCAAAGTCGCTTTTGACACAAGTCATTTCCctcagtggccatctttgaaatgcctttcgggcagtatgctcgggcattatgtctgaatgtggaaacatcaaattctccaaaactgtcaAGCTTATAATTTAcaatacatatttggaatcaccaataaaattaaaccacAACGGTCTcaagtttagtttctaaacattcgaatccaacaaaatctgcattttttttttttctggtttaccTGGCTAAAGCTCATGTGCACGCGAAAGAAACAAGATCACGACAGTCAACCTCATTTATGGTCGTGTTGCACATTATCAACTTCTAGATAAGACTTTGTTAGGTcatgctgctcttctgaagttaTTCACAACTTGTCCTAAATAGCCAATcttctccagaaatgacagcgactctgtttacaagtttgtgggcgtttaaGTAGTTGCTGCTATCATGTGACGTGCGTTTGACAGGAAGGTCTGTACTCGTTTCATACCGATTATAAAACCAAAAAactgttttcaagtgtagttagTTCAtctaaaagtacagatttcaagctttatgtggatatatttcttatgtctgtgaagcaagtatttgctgacattccagtgtgtttgttgaccacaagaCCTGTCGTAAAAACACAGGTCTGGTATGAGCTTCTCCCCATAGAATTGTCaatctattcaccttattctttgcgtatcagtgggtgcagccatttgattttttttggctcaagacttccgttctcattcacttccattcatttttagagattaaaaactgctcgttttgctgttttaagtcgcaaactgatattttcttattatattattctacttggactgtatagtaatgcaaacacttgtttgtagaacaAGTACTTTGATCGTTTTCtgacatttattattcctagtcatttctcccgtaGATGACTGAATCAGGAGTTCTAAAACAACCGCAAAAACAGGGGCACGTCCGCATTTTAGAGTAAGGTCAATAGCCACCGATGATTGTCTTCTGATCTAgcaggcggggcttcattcgccacattgactgttacacttttccccatttaaaactatacgagtggcatgccttgtgtattctatagtctttgccgGGGTCTAATGTTACCTGCAACATTCACAAAGTGGTTAATGAATCAGAACACACTGGGtcaattgaccaatcagaacccACTAGGCATTTCTGAGGTCAAGGCTTCATCAAAAATGGAAGTAAACAAATGTAGTGTTTTTTAGGAGAATGTAAGTGGCTGTATTGAATAAAGATTAAATATGTGGGGGAAAAAGTGTTAAGTCATTGCACACAAACATAGTCAAGCAAGTCCAAATTGGTCGGCCATCTTCGGTTAATGCCAGATATATTTTATCAGCCTGGGAATCAAATGCTTGATTTGGGTGTTTCAGGAACACAGAGAGGCGGGTGGAGGGAAGGATTAGGATGTGTTGGGAAGGGACTGTATCATGATTCAGATTAATGAAAGGTGTTAAAAAGAGCAGGGGTGTGTCTTACTGCAAAAGAAttcctgtcaaaaaaaaaaaagtgtgtgtgaggAAGCTGGATTTGCATGTGGAAGAAAGGAGGGAAGTGCAGAGGAAATGCTGAATCATTGTAAGAGAGAGCGAGCAAGAAGGCCATAAAAGAAGCAAGACAAAGTTTGGACAAAAGCAAGAAATGTGATCTTTGAATCCATTTATTTCCCTTGAGTGCTTCTCTTTGAAAGTGTCCCTCACTTCTCCCACTCGCCTATTAGGCTTTCAGAAAGCTCTCCATTCAGTCTGAGGAACGATTTAACACCGTGATTACTTTTAAGTAGAGCTAACAGTGTCTCTCGCCTTTAACCCCCTACTTTCTCTTCCAGCGCTGAGCTTTCCAGGCGCCATCTGTGTACAGTCGGTTAATGTTTCGGGTGATGACCCGGAGCTGGACGTTTCTGTGCCTGCCAAACGTTGCTAAACATTAAACAGGCTGCGTGCTAATTAGTTGACGTGACTTGTTTTGCTCTCAGGAATGTAAGCTCGGAGAGGAGCGAGGCCAGGAGGAAGCTGAGGGAGTGCTCCGGACTGGTGGACTCTCTCATGTACATCGTCCAGTCGCAGATCAACTGCAAAGATGTGGACAACAAGGTAACGGTTGAGCTTTAACATTTGGGGCACTTTCATGCTCATTAATGACAGGGGAAGCAGGTTTGGGGAAGAGCGCAGGAGGAAGAAAGCATTGTTGGTCTTTTATGTTAGTTCATATTAAATTTTTGCAGTCTAATTAGGTTTTAAAACCAGTTCTCTCTTTTGAGAATATGTAATGCTATTATCTTTAACTCCTGTAACCTTAAAAGAAACCTGTCTTTTGAGTTTTCCACTGAAAATACTTTAcattaattgattaaaaacataagAGACTGACTACGTTCACAAATGtttgtgtaataaaatgtaattgtacacacacacaatacagccaCGCATGACTATTAAATATTGCATGGAGGTCGGGCTGGAGGGGGtctggttcggggaccacaggatttcatctcttaTTATTCGCAGACGATGTGGTTTTGTTGGCTtttatcgaacatggaccttcagcatgctctGGGGCGGTTTGCTCATCCCAGCCACGTCAAAGTAAGAGGACTTTCCTCCGGAAAAGGTGATTTGCCATCTCCAGGatagaggaaagtccttaccacAGGTttaggagttcaagtatcttgggttttgttcacaaatgagtgaaggatggaacgtgagattgacaggccgAGTGGTGCAGCGGCAGgagtaatgtggtcgatgtaccggCACGTtatggtaaagaaggagctgagccgaaagctctcgatttactggtcagtctatgttcctactctcacctatggtcataagCTTTTGGTTATAACCAAAAgcacaagatcttggatacaagcggccttatgccccattcacacggggcatcagcttcaatgcttcctattcactttgaatgggtgacataaggcgttgccgaactgcattgtggatccgtcggcgctgcCTCGAGGCGGTGCtagctgcaaaagttgggacttgctccaCTGTATGTTTTACTTGTAgttatgtgtatttgaatgtctgaaacctaaaattgtttgaaatcataaataaattgtGATTCAGGACAGGCACTGCGCAACTGTTTGTGCtctcagattttaattttagcagATGATGACGTGCGCTCTGAATGCTCTATTCATACATACATGTGATTTGTATGCGTGAAAgggttcaaataaaaaaaattaacattatacGGGGTAAATAATAACTATATAGATTTGTTACATACTATTTGAAGAAATTTTGAACGTTTTTCCATTAGACAAATGACGCTGCAAATTTAATCTTGCAGTTTAGTTAACAGGCTCTGTCTTTTCTCCCtgataatcaaaaataaatccaGTTGTTAAAGTGTTCAGTGCATTTGGAGGAACTGCTTCATTCTCCTGCAAAGCCATTAATAATTGCTGATGTTTGTATCTGTGTGCAGCTGATCGAGAACAGCGTGTGTCTGCTGAGGAATCTGTCCTATCAGGTGCATCGGGAGATCCCTGGCTGCGAGCGCTATCTGGAGTCCATTCCTGTCAATCAAGGCCCCCTCCCGTCCCAAAAGGGCGGCTGCTTCAGCTCCCGAAAGGGCAAAGGTGCGCTTCTGATTCATTTTAAAGCAGAACACGGACACCGGCTGTGCCAATTAGAAGTTAACTTGCTATCTTTGCATTCCAGTGCACAATCTCTGTGTTGTGTAAACAATGCTAATAGAGATTGTGTGTATTGCTTGTCTTTAAACCACACTATACActttaaagtctttttttaagCTTCCGAGCTTGAAATGTGCCAAATTATGTTTGTTTACACAAGACTTGGAGGAAGCATGCATGATTTtcgcacaagtgtgtgtgtgtgtgtgtgtgctctgtttGTGGGTTTGTTGCTGAATAATTGTAGGGTGGCTGGGGCACTATTGCagtaaaaaaacattgctttcCTCTCATTTTCTTCTGTATCTGTCTCCTCTGCTTCATCTCATTCCATACATCTTTTTATCCTGTAACAGACGAGTGGTTTTCCAAAGGTAAGCTTTTCTTTCCCTTTATTTCTtacctttttatatatattaaagtgaATGCTTTGCTTTTTGCTTTcataaaaattatttacatttcacCTCACTGTAACCCATTATTAACCTTATCAAAGCTCAGAAAATGGATCTGAAATGGCTGAAACTCCAGTGTTTTAGTAGGAAAGAGATGCATTTCTCATCCCATTTCACGTCTGTTTTATGAGCTGCACTACTTCGGTCAAGTTAGAAGGCCTATTAAGGGAACCAGTCACACAAACAAGGTTTTTATTGATCGCAAGGAAGTAGACATGAAATCATTAACAGGCATCACATTATGCCACTAAACTCATTTGCTGCATTTTAAAACCTGGTGCCTTCATAAGCAACACAAAAACTCTCCAAAATATATGTTTGTTCTTATGAAAATTAGGAAATGAGTGTCAAGATTAAACATTCAGTATAAAATGATTCATtgctatgtattttttattgtgtgaCTGGTCCTTTAAATATGCTTTCGTCATATAAAACATGTCACTAGTAACCACCAGAGGGTGCAGGAACACAGCATTTCTGACCAATCCATTTCTCTTTTTTACTCTTTCACTTTTAATAttaacatatacagatatttaaaCTGATTGTTAGATTCTTTTAAATGTGCACTTTCTCATCACTTTATAATGTCACATGCTCCTTTGAATCAGTCCACATCATTAAGTCGTCAGTCA belongs to Danio rerio strain Tuebingen ecotype United States chromosome 1, GRCz12tu, whole genome shotgun sequence and includes:
- the ctnnd1 gene encoding catenin delta-1 isoform X11 encodes the protein MLDPGHIVESVTVESDPHEALPIISVETGDDGTTRRTETTVKKVTKTTTTRTVIPSVSDTLSLDGTGSVTGMPSYNSPMDRVYRPPPGPMDYPTSTVPRNYHYGPPAGYDDYRSVPPSEAYTSLSRGTRMDDRYRPVDGYRTLDSAYRTHSRPQLDPYSAQPQVGRMGSAVEISALQRFVPEPYGLEDDQRSLGYDEPDYGMGPAMHYSTMPRLAHPHHAPPPRRTGSYEGTLDGDMSGAGDMFYWGGGAPLAQGERGSMASLDSTLRKGPAPTAWRQPELPEVIAMLNYRLDPVKSNAAAYLQHLTFKNDKVKSEVRRLKGIPALVSMLDNPKKEVHYAACGALKNISYGRDPDNKIAIKNCDGIPALVRLLRKTRDQDLTDTITGTLWNLSSHDSVKMEIVDHALHALSDEVMVPHSGWERGNEGGEESCKPRHLEWETALTNTTGCLRNVSSERSEARRKLRECSGLVDSLMYIVQSQINCKDVDNKLIENSVCLLRNLSYQVHREIPGCERYLESIPVNQGPLPSQKGGCFSSRKGKDEWFSKGKREDDGTSDTIDIPKRTTPAKGYELLFQPEVVRVYTSLLKESKNPSVLEAAAGAVQNLCAGRWTYGRYIRATMRQEHGLPMMTELLSHGNDRVVRAMSGALRNLAIDARNRELLGKHAVPNLVANLPGGGQSQPARALSEETVVSVLSTMAEVVGSSVDAAKTLRSAQGIERLVLINKDSNRSDREVRGAGLVLQIVWGFKELRRTLEKDGWKKTDFMVNLNPPNNTRSNGGYEESTLPLIDRGGKQDREKDMIPLNDIGPDAYSTIDQRGRRNTLDDTLDRSDRDAPQKI
- the ctnnd1 gene encoding catenin delta-1 isoform X10, whose translation is MLDPGHIVESVTVESDPHEALPIISVETGDDGTTRRTETTVKKVTKTTTTRTVIPSVSDTLSLDGTGSVTGMPSYNSPMDRVYRPPPGPMDYPTSTVPRNYHYGPPAGYDDYRSVPPSEAYTSLSRGTRMDDRYRPVDGYRTLDSAYRTHSRPQLDPYSAQPQVGRMGSAVEISALQRFVPEPYGLEDDQRSLGYDEPDYGMGPAMHYSTMPRLAHPHHAPPPRRTGSYEGTLDGDMSGAGDMFYWGGGAPLAQGERGSMASLDSTLRKGPAPTAWRQPELPEVIAMLNYRLDPVKSNAAAYLQHLTFKNDKVKSEVRRLKGIPALVSMLDNPKKEVHYAACGALKNISYGRDPDNKIAIKNCDGIPALVRLLRKTRDQDLTDTITGTLWNLSSHDSVKMEIVDHALHALSDEVMVPHSGWERGNEGGEESCKPRHLEWETALTNTTGCLRNVSSERSEARRKLRECSGLVDSLMYIVQSQINCKDVDNKLIENSVCLLRNLSYQVHREIPGCERYLESIPVNQGPLPSQKGGCFSSRKGKGKREDDGTSDTIDIPKRTTPAKGYELLFQPEVVRVYTSLLKESKNPSVLEAAAGAVQNLCAGRWTYGRYIRATMRQEHGLPMMTELLSHGNDRVVRAMSGALRNLAIDARNRELLGKHAVPNLVANLPGGGQSQPARALSEETVVSVLSTMAEVVGSSVDAAKTLRSAQGIERLVLINKDSNRSDREVRGAGLVLQIVWGFKELRRTLEKDGWKKTDFMVNLNPPNNTRSNGGYEESTLPLIDRGGKQDREKDMIPLNDIGPDAYSTIDQRGRRNTLDDTLDRSDRDAPQGGMYGERRGSLPLLDSYDG